Proteins encoded in a region of the Deinococcus hopiensis KR-140 genome:
- a CDS encoding N-6 DNA methylase, whose translation MTIRKSVTDIRALDWYSAREEGCGDLYKGLLAKNADEKKSGAGQYFTPRPPTDAIVASMKPTGGRGPHSGPRCRDGQFPHCRAPLLAYSEDVLSGASGVSLRQMLRQAVNSTKPGYRA comes from the coding sequence GTGACGATCCGCAAGTCCGTGACGGACATCCGTGCTCTGGACTGGTACAGCGCCCGCGAGGAAGGCTGCGGGGACCTGTATAAAGGTCTACTCGCGAAGAACGCCGACGAGAAGAAGAGCGGCGCAGGCCAGTACTTCACGCCCAGGCCCCCGACCGACGCGATTGTCGCGTCGATGAAGCCGACGGGCGGGCGAGGACCGCATTCAGGACCCCGCTGCAGGGACGGGCAGTTTCCTCATTGCCGCGCACCCCTACTGGCCTACTCGGAAGATGTTTTAAGCGGTGCATCGGGGGTGAGTTTGCGCCAAATGCTGAGGCAAGCCGTCAACTCGACAAAGCCGGGATACAGGGCTTGA
- a CDS encoding SAM-dependent DNA methyltransferase, with protein sequence MIKTADVVQKLWNRWNDGATYRQYVTELIYLLFLKLAKKTGTEDQLPDGGTAEATR encoded by the coding sequence ATGATCAAAACAGCCGATGTCGTCCAGAAACTCTGGAACCGCTGGAATGACGGCGCGACCTACCGCCAGTACGTCACGGAACTGATCTATCTGCTGTTCCTGAAGCTGGCCAAGAAGACTGGTACAGAAGACCAGCTGCCGGATGGGGGTACCGCTGAGGCGACCCGCTGA
- a CDS encoding Dabb family protein: MFEHIVIFRFKEPLSPEKQTELVGAILEFREQIPGIVGLSAGINETEEVQNIHDYTLGLRITFEDRDALKGYLPHPAHQAFVQWLDGLVESVVVMDYPVEAREVSG, from the coding sequence ATGTTCGAGCACATCGTCATTTTCCGATTCAAGGAGCCGCTGTCTCCCGAAAAGCAAACAGAGCTGGTGGGGGCCATCCTGGAGTTCAGGGAGCAGATTCCGGGCATTGTTGGTCTCTCCGCAGGCATCAATGAAACGGAAGAAGTTCAGAACATTCACGATTACACCCTGGGCCTGCGAATCACCTTTGAAGATCGGGACGCCCTCAAGGGCTATTTGCCCCATCCAGCGCACCAGGCCTTCGTGCAGTGGCTGGACGGCCTCGTGGAGAGCGTGGTGGTCATGGATTACCCGGTGGAAGCCAGGGAGGTCTCCGGGTGA
- a CDS encoding cation:proton antiporter, protein MSLLDLSALLVCVTAALAFVNARFLKLPASIGVTVGGLLISLALLALVALRVPFALSAAEAARGISFDVFVFEGVLSFLLFAGALSLNSHALWSLRGPVISFALLSTAISTGLMGGALYGLLRLFGLGVPFVYCLLFGALISPTDPVAVLGMLKQAKVPKRIETLVAGESLFNDGVGVVAFAVLASIAAAGTGGHSPELSALGVLTLFAQEAVGGLLLGAILGLVAYLALRSVHDFVVEVLLTLGLVLACTAVATHLHVSAPLAAVAAGLLVGSLTDRRPASLSSREKFDAFWHLTDELLNIFLFALLALVVVAVDFSGTALVLGLITIPLLLLIRTVSVQVPVWFLNRRHTFAPYTRRLMIWGGLRGAISVALAFTVPAGQARDLFLVMTYVVVVFSIIVQGLTVGRLAARAGEQGA, encoded by the coding sequence ATGAGCCTTCTGGACCTCTCCGCCCTCCTGGTCTGCGTCACCGCGGCCCTGGCCTTCGTGAACGCCCGGTTTCTCAAGTTGCCTGCCTCCATCGGCGTCACGGTGGGGGGGCTGCTGATCAGCCTGGCCCTGCTCGCGCTCGTGGCCCTGCGCGTTCCTTTCGCCCTGTCCGCGGCCGAAGCCGCACGGGGAATTTCGTTTGACGTCTTCGTGTTCGAGGGTGTGCTGTCCTTTTTGCTGTTTGCTGGGGCCCTCAGCCTCAACTCACATGCCCTGTGGAGTTTGCGCGGCCCAGTGATCTCTTTTGCACTGCTGTCCACCGCCATATCCACGGGGCTGATGGGCGGCGCACTGTACGGCCTGCTGCGCCTGTTTGGACTCGGGGTCCCTTTCGTCTACTGCCTGCTCTTCGGGGCCCTCATTTCGCCCACCGACCCAGTGGCAGTACTCGGAATGCTTAAGCAGGCCAAGGTGCCCAAGCGCATCGAAACGCTGGTCGCCGGTGAAAGTCTGTTCAACGATGGCGTGGGGGTGGTGGCCTTTGCCGTGCTGGCGAGTATCGCCGCCGCAGGAACTGGCGGTCACAGCCCAGAGCTGAGTGCGCTGGGTGTCCTGACCTTGTTTGCTCAGGAAGCCGTCGGCGGACTGCTGCTCGGCGCCATTCTGGGGCTGGTGGCCTACCTGGCCCTGCGGTCTGTGCATGACTTTGTGGTCGAGGTACTGCTGACCTTGGGTCTGGTTCTGGCCTGTACAGCAGTGGCGACGCACCTCCATGTTTCTGCCCCACTGGCCGCTGTGGCTGCAGGACTCCTGGTCGGCTCTCTTACGGATCGCCGCCCGGCCAGCTTGAGCAGCCGCGAGAAATTCGATGCTTTCTGGCACCTGACGGACGAGTTGCTTAACATCTTCCTGTTTGCCCTGCTGGCCTTGGTCGTCGTGGCGGTGGATTTCAGCGGTACAGCGCTGGTGCTGGGATTGATCACCATCCCACTGCTGCTGCTGATTCGCACGGTGAGCGTGCAGGTGCCCGTGTGGTTCTTGAACCGGCGCCATACTTTTGCGCCCTATACACGTCGCCTGATGATCTGGGGCGGGCTGCGTGGGGCAATCAGCGTGGCGCTGGCCTTTACGGTGCCGGCTGGCCAGGCGCGTGACCTCTTCCTGGTAATGACCTACGTGGTGGTGGTCTTCAGCATCATCGTGCAAGGGTTGACGGTGGGCCGTCTGGCTGCGCGGGCGGGGGAACAGGGGGCGTAA
- a CDS encoding SDR family oxidoreductase — MRTVLLTGGSGLLGQRVIPHLLSHGAQLRLISRRPGREMPSVTWIQGDLRDPVACQQALDGADTLLHLATQPLKAGADLAVADTLFPALCRSGVQHVAYMSITGLERMQGAAYYREKLEIEQRLKGSGVPFTIQRSTQFHEFVAQLLQQLTLGPVTLVPAGVILQPVGAQVVAQRLAQLTLGEPAGRVPDLAGPDAASLTTLARQRPGRAGQNAVIPLPLPIPLFRAWQGRAAVASDAEVVGEGWASWLTASQRETTGATSA; from the coding sequence ATGAGGACCGTGCTGCTGACGGGCGGATCAGGTCTGCTTGGCCAACGAGTTATCCCGCATCTCCTGTCGCACGGCGCCCAGCTGCGCCTGATCAGCCGCCGCCCGGGCCGGGAAATGCCGAGCGTAACCTGGATCCAGGGCGACCTGCGCGACCCCGTTGCCTGCCAGCAGGCCCTGGACGGCGCGGACACCCTGTTGCATCTGGCGACCCAACCCCTCAAGGCCGGTGCAGACCTCGCCGTGGCCGATACCCTGTTCCCGGCCCTTTGCCGCAGTGGGGTCCAGCACGTGGCGTACATGAGCATCACTGGCCTGGAACGCATGCAGGGTGCCGCGTACTACCGCGAGAAGCTGGAAATCGAGCAGCGGCTCAAAGGCAGTGGGGTGCCCTTTACCATCCAGCGGTCCACGCAATTCCATGAATTCGTCGCTCAATTGCTGCAGCAGCTGACCCTGGGCCCGGTCACGCTGGTTCCGGCCGGTGTGATCCTGCAACCGGTCGGGGCACAGGTCGTCGCCCAGCGCCTGGCGCAGCTCACACTCGGTGAACCGGCCGGCCGGGTGCCCGACCTCGCTGGCCCGGACGCCGCCAGCCTCACGACCCTCGCCCGGCAACGGCCGGGCCGGGCTGGTCAGAACGCCGTCATCCCGCTCCCTCTGCCGATCCCGCTGTTCCGGGCGTGGCAGGGACGGGCCGCGGTCGCCAGCGACGCCGAGGTCGTTGGTGAAGGCTGGGCGTCGTGGCTGACCGCCTCCCAGCGTGAAACCACAGGGGCCACATCCGCATGA